A stretch of DNA from Bradyrhizobium algeriense:
GCGTTCAGCATAGTGGCAATTCCCTGTGCGGATGCTGTTATCGGGTGAGATCCATCTGACCGCGCAACAGCCCGCCGACGTGCTGCTTCCGAGCAACCGTCGAAACGGGCAATCTGCAAAGCTTGTGTTCTGGTCCTCATTGACGCTGGAGCCGGTGCTTTGACGACCGACCTCCCTCCATTCGCGTTCCTATTTCAACCAGGATGGCACTTCGAGCGGATTGCTTTTCGACAATTCTAGTTCCCCACCGCCGCGGCTCAATGGACTATTGTAGCTACCCCCTTTTTGCCGTTCCCATCCAGTGACCCGAAATGTACTAATTTGGCCGGAGATGAGCGACCATGTCGTAGAGTGCCATTAGCATGCGTGCTTCACCAATTTGCCGGCCCCTACGTAGCCTCCGACACATTCGGTCGAGGGCGACAGGGCGGCCCCAGCAAGCGTCGGTAGCGGCCGGTTGGGCATCATCGCGCAGCCTCAACCATCAGCGCCGGTACAAAAATGCTGCAGACCAATAGAACGGATAATTGGGAAAATCGGGACAAGATGCCGCCTGAATTTCGTCCGGCGCCGGTCGTCTCCCTGGCGGAAGTGCTGGGCGTGCTGGCGTTTATACGACGACATGTACTGATCATATCGCTGACATGTTTCGCGGCGCTTGGCGTTGCTACACTTTACCTCATCACCGCGGTACCGACGTTCACCGCCAAGGCGCTGCTCATCGTAAACTCGAAAACGACCTTTGTGGACGCTGCGGCGGTGTCAACGATCGTGCAAAGTCAGATCGGAATCATAAAGTCTGAGAGCATCGCTAGCGCCGTGATCGACAGACTCCGCCTTGCTCAAGACCCGGAATTTGCGACCGGCCAAGGCAGCGGCATGATATCCCGGCTGCTCGGCTGGAGTAAGCCGCAGACGGAAGTTAGCGCCGCGCGCTATGCCTTGGAACCTTTCGAACGCAAGCTTTCGGCCAAGCGTGTCGGCGCTACATATCTTGTCGAGGTTACCTTCGACTCAAAAGATCCTGATCGAGCGGCGCAGATCCTAAACGCTGTTGCCGAAAAATATATTACCCATCAAATGGACAAGGCCGGCTTGCAAGACGAGAAGTGGGTTAAGGATCGACTGAACGACTTGAGCACTCAAGCATTAGCTGCCCAAAAGGCGCTGGAGGATTATAGTAAGAATCGGAAAGAGCCGGCGGATTCAGCTGCTACCATCGATAAATTGGTAGCTGCTGCGGAATCATCAAAAAGCGCCTATGATAATTTTCGCCACGTGCTGCGCAAGACAGAAGCGACGCAACAACAATCCTCGCCGGTGTTTGATGCGAGTCTCGTTACCGCGGCGTCGCCTCCTTTGAAGGCAAGTTCGCCAAAGCCTAGAATCGTGCTTGGAATAGCGACCGTTGGAGGGCTGCTTCTTGGAATCGTTATAGGAATGCTGCGCGATCTGTCTCAAAGCATCCGCACCAGCGGGCAGGAACCTCGTCCAAGCGCCCAAGATGACAGGATCGAGCGACCTGTTGCAGACGCGGTTCGACAAGATTCTGAAGCATCGGCAAAGGCGAGGACAGTGCGACTTACGGGTTCGGGATGAGGCTACCATCCTCACCAACAATCGGCATGACCGAAAGTGCCGTACGGATATGCAACGCGCCGAACAAGCAATTGAAGTAGATTCTCAAGATCCGCGGTCCTCGGCCAATTCAGATCGTGCTGAGGACTCGTCCAGGGTCGCAAGCGCTGCGTTTCGTGAAAAAGCATGATGGCCGCTCTACCAGAGAAGAGTGCGCCAAATCCGGGCAGTTGCCCAATCCGGCTCGCGCCGTAAAACAGGCTACTTTTTCAGAACAGGGTTCATTTGGGCCCGCTAGAATCCTCACTAGCTAATCCGCTGCCAACGCCCGCAGTGGCTGATCCACGAACCATTCAGGCGCACGCAAATTAGCCTACAATGGCGAGGACATTCAACTGCGCTCTCATACGTCATCGTCAACGATGCAATCTTGCTCAAGTCTAACAGGGAGATGATGCGTCATCTAACGGGATGCGTTCTTTGGATTTAGCAGCGCTCGGGTTGCGACTTCCGGAACGGAAAATGCAGAACTCGCACCGCTATTGCGACGCTTGCCATGGCAAGGCGTATCCAAATCATGATGAAGGGAACAGGATCATTCCATCTGAGCCAGGCAAATTCCTTGGTCCCCCTGAATGATCGCCACCAATCTCTGACCGATAGTTCTCGACGCAAGAGGTGGTGGATGCTGGTCAGGCAATCATGGGGCTCGACAACGAACACTCGCCCATCGGTCTGCGGAGACCTCTGCACGGACTGACCCGTAAGATCACGATAAAGCGCCCTCGCGACATCAATTCCCTCGCCATCCTCGAACAATCGAAACTGAGCGCCGACCCGCGGGTTGAAATCCAGAAGCTTGTATTGGCCGTCTCGTTTATCGAATCGATAGTCGACATCCATTATGCCGACATAAGGAATGGCTTTGACCAGCGCCTCGGCCTGCCGGAGGAGCGCGGGGTTGGTGACAGATCTGGCCAACGTGGCAGAACCCAAGTGTGGCGGAAAGGAGCGTAATTTCCTGCCTGCGAAGGCAGCTAGACACTCCGAAGTCGAGCTGCAATATCCGTTGAAAAGCCAATCCTCGCCGTCAGGAATGTGTTCCTGGATCAGCAGGTTGGAACGGACCTGTTCTTCTGACCGGCGGTAGAGATCGAGAAGCTCCTTCGGGGAGTAGACGATAGACGTTTTGACATTTGGCTTAAGCCATGGCTTCGCTGGCTTGACCACCACCGGGAAAGCTGCAGCGTCGATATATTCATAAATCTCCGAAATCGTGTTGGGCGATATGGCTCGAGGATACGGTACCCCGAGCTGCCTGCACAGAGCCTGCAGGCGTGATTTGTCGGCCAAGCTCCGGGGAATGTCTGATCGTACTTCCGGAAACAAAAACCACTGCCGCAATGTGAGAGCCTCTTCTGCGATCAAGATCGCCCCGGCATCATCTGTAGGAATGAGGATGGTGGGCTGTTTCAGCTGTCGCCCAATTCTTTCCAGCCCCTCGAGCAGCCGCGATCTTGGCAGATCGCGCGTGTCCCAGACGAATTTTCCTTTCAGATATTTGGAAACGGCCGCTGGTGCGAAGCGATCCTCAATAACTGTAAATACTGGAACGCCGAGGCTCCCCAGGCTTCGAATGATACCGAGGCCGCCATGGTGCAAGGCATAGTGGCCCGTCTTCAGGATGAGTACCGGGAACGGCGACGAACCCTCGGTCGCGCTCTCCGTTCGACTTGGCAAGAGATTCGCGCTCGCCATTTGTCTCAACAAGCGGTTCGGTTGCGTGCGGAAGCAAGGCCGACGGAAACGGACGACGGAGAACGGCGTTGTTCACGGGCAATATCGTCGGAGATACACCGGGCCGCATAGTCGGTGCCGCATAAGAACCGCATCACCGGTCCGAAATTATACGCACTCGCTATGCCTGCGAAATAGAGGCCCGGGATCGAGGACTCGAAGCCAGGCGACAACGAGGGAGCCTGTTGCACGCAGCGCAACCCAGATTTTAGCCTCTCAGCTAGAAATGGGAGTGATCCAACATTAAAGCGATACCCGGTCGCAGCAATGACGTGGTCGGCGGTCAAATGGCGGGGCATGCCATCTGAGCCCTTGACGTGCAGC
This window harbors:
- a CDS encoding Wzz/FepE/Etk N-terminal domain-containing protein, whose product is MLQTNRTDNWENRDKMPPEFRPAPVVSLAEVLGVLAFIRRHVLIISLTCFAALGVATLYLITAVPTFTAKALLIVNSKTTFVDAAAVSTIVQSQIGIIKSESIASAVIDRLRLAQDPEFATGQGSGMISRLLGWSKPQTEVSAARYALEPFERKLSAKRVGATYLVEVTFDSKDPDRAAQILNAVAEKYITHQMDKAGLQDEKWVKDRLNDLSTQALAAQKALEDYSKNRKEPADSAATIDKLVAAAESSKSAYDNFRHVLRKTEATQQQSSPVFDASLVTAASPPLKASSPKPRIVLGIATVGGLLLGIVIGMLRDLSQSIRTSGQEPRPSAQDDRIERPVADAVRQDSEASAKARTVRLTGSG